In Quercus robur chromosome 10, dhQueRobu3.1, whole genome shotgun sequence, a genomic segment contains:
- the LOC126701905 gene encoding recQ-mediated genome instability protein 1, protein MSRRRLRLICSSDEEEEEENQIPQQPESENPILDPNHVPDPYPSEPLEISDDDVEEEEEFIDVSDNFTPPDPNPNPNSNPDHSAQQTPATNSACEGSGFREADVSGDSAQPNPAAGGGEQERSGTGSPIGDFLGRLGLRLKNEWLEACLDALRSSVRSFASLGVDAKAKLCFERFLVSDMNQSGSGVLPRNVDSMHLVDLPGPFVLQIDEIVNISCPLKGRYQKAPPGIKRCLKLSMTDGVQRVFGMEYRPIQALESLAPAGLKVAICNVHIRHGLLMLVPEAFEVLGGLVEELEAARLRLVDEINKPPRGKRTRSGVVPPLATRATLAAWPSNGVSAAVHNNSSTLQDATPFRANNQGATSVPSGTNTSQRTTEEFTASSTAENAVPNTSSSVISGFEGMHIDTFPCSRANAVPNPSSHTVSEVEDVHMVDEADHPLILSGDREIPFTYLASLSAKLVAVMEKSPSVRGKIKCFLTGVKGFQYKQRTTYELRAYVDDGSLITEILIHHDVVQKGIGFSPEEVTAALSSPDKKIVSDMKETLKQFQMFLANFEGTMLIEMSTTSPQPIALEMNEGCTESDAWLLLRRLNSTVPAQTPHRSSLDPIDVSP, encoded by the exons ATGTCTAGAAGACGCCTCAGACTAATATGTTCCTccgacgaagaagaagaagaagaaaaccaaaTTCCTCAACAACCCGAATCCGAAAACCCGATTCTGGACCCGAATCATGTTCCGGATCCATATCCATCCGAACCACTTGAAATCTCCGACGACgatgtagaagaagaagaagagttcaTCGACGTCTCCGATAACTTCACTCCTCCCGATCCGAATCCGAATCCGAATTCGAATCCCGACCACTCCGCACAACAAACTCCGGCGACGAATTCCGCCTGTGAAGGCTCGGGTTTCCGGGAGGCTGATGTTTCCGGCGACTCCGCGCAACCAAATCCGGCCGCCGGAGGAGGAGAACAAGAGCGCTCAGGCACGGGTTCTCCGATCGGAGATTTTCTCGGGAGGCTAGGGCTGAGGCTGAAGAATGAGTGGCTCGAGGCTTGTTTGGACGCGCTTCGAAGCTCCGTGCGGAGCTTCGCGAGCCTCGGCGTGGACGCGAAAGCCAAGCTTTGCTTCGAGCGGTTCTTGGTTTCCGATATGAATCAATCCGGGAGCGGCGTGCTCCCTCGCAACGTGGATTCCATGCACCTCGTCGATCTTCCTGGTCCGTTCGTCTTGCAG attgATGAGATAGTTAATATCAGTTGTCCTCTCAAGGGAAGGTATCAGAAAGCGCCTCCCGGGATCAAGAGGTGTCTCAAGTTATCGATGACTGATGGTGTTCAACGTGTTTTTGGAATGGAATACAGGCCTATTCAAGCGCTTGAATCTTTGGCTCCTGCTGGATTGAAG GTTGCCATCTGTAATGTACATATACGTCATGGGCTTCTAATGCTGGTCCCTGAAGCTTTTGAAGTTCTAGGGGGATTGGTTGAGGAGTTGGAGGCAGCACGCCTGCGACTTGTTGACGAAATAAATAAGCCACCTAGGGGAAAAAG AACAAGGTCAGGAGTTGTCCCTCCTTTAGCAACTAGAGCAACCCTTGCTGCATGGCCATCAAATGGTGTTAGTGCTGCCGTGCACAACAATAGTTCCACATTGCAAGATGCAACTCCCTTTCGAGCAAATAACCAAG GTGCTACTTCGGTTCCGTCTGGCACTAACACCAGCCAAAGGACGACAGAAGAATTTACAGCTTCTTCTACTGCAGAAAATGCTGTTCCTAACACATCATCTTCTGTTATTTCGGGTTTTGAGGGGATGCATATAGATACTTTCCCCTGTAGCCGGGCAAATGCTGTTCCTAACCCATCTTCTCATACTGTTTCGGAGGTTGAGGATGTTCATATGGTTGATGAGGCAGACCACCCCCTCATTCTATCTGGTGATCGGGAAATCCCATTCACTTACTTAGCTAGTTTGTCAGCCAAGTTGGTAGCAGTAATGGAGAAATCGCCTTCTGTTCGGGGAAAAATTAAG TGCTTTTTGACTGGCGTAAAGGGATTCCAATATAAGCAGCGGACAACATATGAGCTCCGGGCATATGTTGATGATGGTAGCCTGATTACTGAGATCCTCATTCATCATGAT GTTGTACAGAAAGGAATAGGTTTTTCACCAGAGGAGGTCACTGCTGCTCTTTCTTCTCCAGACAAAAAAATAGTTAGTGACATGAAGGAGACGCTCAAACAATTCCAGATGTTCTTAGCGAATTTTGAG GGCACAATGCTTATAGAGATGAGTACAACCTCTCCGCAACCGATTGCTCTTGAGATGAATGAGGGCTGTACTGAATCTGATGCGTGGTTGCTTCTGAGAAGACTAAATTCTACTGTTCCTGCTCAAACACCACACCGTTCTTCTTTAGATCCCATTGATGTATCCCCTTGA
- the LOC126704355 gene encoding 11-beta-hydroxysteroid dehydrogenase-like 4A, translating into MDFLHKFLGIASPPLMLIVFSITLAPFLFLKFLYFLKRSKYSENVAGKVILITGASSGIGEHVAYEYARRRACLALIARREDRLQEVANRARQLGSPDVIVVPADVSKVEDCKRFVDETMNHFGQLDHLVNNAGVTQIELFEDFIQISDNASIMDINFWGSIYSTHNAVPHLRKRKGKIVVLASTAGWLAMPRLSFYNASKAALISFFETLRVELGSDIGITIVTPGLIESEMSEATKLSKAKATWILAKSTEGCAKAIVASACRGDMYLTDPSWMKVLFWMKIMCPEVLEWCLHLTFVKRHQTSKDS; encoded by the exons ATGGATTTTCTGCACAAGTTCTTGGGCATCGCATCACCTCCCTTGATGCTCATTGTGTTCTCTATCACTTTGGCCCCATTTCTCTTTCTCAAGtttctttatttcttaaaaagatCCAAATACAGTGAAAACGTGGCGGGCAAAGTAATACTCATTACTGGAGCATCTTCTGGAATTGGTGAG CATGTTGCCTATGAGTATGCTAGGAGACGAGCTTGTTTAGCCCTTATTGCAAGAAGAGAGGACCGTCTTCAAGAAGTTGCAAATAGAGCCCGACAACTTGGATCCCCAGACGTTATTGTGGTACCTGCAGATGTTTCCAAGGTTGAAGATTGCAAGCGTTTTGTTGATGAGACAATGAACCATTTTGGACAAT TAGATCATTTGGTGAACAACGCTGGAGTAACACAAAttgaattatttgaagattTCATCCAAATCTCTGATAATGCTTCCATTatg GACATAAATTTCTGGGGTTCAATATATAGCACCCACAATGCAGTTCCACacttgagaaaaagaaagggaaagatTGTTGTACTTGCTTCGACTGCAGGATGGTTGGCTATGCCAAGATTGAGTTTCTACAAT GCAAGCAAGGCAGCCCTGATATCCTTTTTTGAGACATTGAGGGTTGAACTTGGTTCGGATATTGGAATAACAATTGTGACTCCTGGATTGATTGAGTCAGAAATGTCAGAAGCCACAAAATTATCAAAG GCTAAAGCAACCTGGATCCTAGCTAAGTCAACAGAAGGGTGTGCCAAGGCAATTGTGGCCAGTGCTTGCAGGGGAGATATGTACTTGACTGACCCATCTTGGATGAAGGTGCtgttttggatgaaaatcaTGTGTCCTGAAGTATTGGAATGGTGTTTACACTTGACATTTGTCAAGAGGCACCAGACTTCAAAAGACTCCTAA